Proteins encoded by one window of Arabidopsis thaliana chromosome 2, partial sequence:
- the ISA1 gene encoding isoamylase 1 (isoamylase 1 (ISA1); FUNCTIONS IN: isoamylase activity, alpha-amylase activity; INVOLVED IN: carbohydrate metabolic process, amylopectin biosynthetic process; LOCATED IN: chloroplast, chloroplast isoamylase complex; EXPRESSED IN: 22 plant structures; EXPRESSED DURING: 13 growth stages; CONTAINS InterPro DOMAIN/s: Immunoglobulin-like fold (InterPro:IPR013783), Glycoside hydrolase, family 13, N-terminal (InterPro:IPR004193), Immunoglobulin E-set (InterPro:IPR014756), Glycoside hydrolase, catalytic core (InterPro:IPR017853), Glycoside hydrolase, subgroup, catalytic core (InterPro:IPR013781), Glycosyl hydrolase, family 13, catalytic domain (InterPro:IPR006047); BEST Arabidopsis thaliana protein match is: isoamylase 3 (TAIR:AT4G09020.1); Has 17979 Blast hits to 17918 proteins in 2410 species: Archae - 161; Bacteria - 15130; Metazoa - 257; Fungi - 410; Plants - 747; Viruses - 0; Other Eukaryotes - 1274 (source: NCBI BLink).), whose translation MDAIKCSSSFLHHTKLNTLFSNHTFPKISAPNFKPLFRPISISAKDRRSNEAENIAVVEKPLKSDRFFISDGLPSPFGPTVRDDGVNFSVYSTNSVSATICLISLSDLRQNKVTEEIQLDPSRNRTGHVWHVFLRGDFKDMLYGYRFDGKFSPEEGHYYDSSNILLDPYAKAIISRDEFGVLGPDDNCWPQMACMVPTREEEFDWEGDMHLKLPQKDLVIYEMHVRGFTRHESSKIEFPGTYQGVAEKLDHLKELGINCIELMPCHEFNELEYYSYNTILGDHRVNFWGYSTIGFFSPMIRYASASSNNFAGRAINEFKILVKEAHKRGIEVIMDVVLNHTAEGNEKGPIFSFRGVDNSVYYMLAPKGEFYNYSGCGNTFNCNHPVVRQFILDCLRYWVTEMHVDGFRFDLGSIMSRSSSLWDAANVYGADVEGDLLTTGTPISCPPVIDMISNDPILRGVKLIAEAWDAGGLYQVGMFPHWGIWSEWNGKFRDVVRQFIKGTDGFSGAFAECLCGSPNLYQGGRKPWHSINFICAHDGFTLADLVTYNNKNNLANGEENNDGENHNYSWNCGEEGDFASISVKRLRKRQMRNFFVSLMVSQGVPMIYMGDEYGHTKGGNNNTYCHDNYMNYFRWDKKEEAHSDFFRFCRILIKFRDECESLGLNDFPTAKRLQWHGLAPEIPNWSETSRFVAFSLVDSVKKEIYVAFNTSHLATLVSLPNRPGYRWEPFVDTSKPSPYDCITPDLPERETAMKQYRHFLDANVYPMLSYSSIILLLSPIKDP comes from the exons ATGGATGCAATCAAATGCAGTTCCAGTTTCCTCCATCACACCAAGCTCAACACTCTCTTCTCTAATCACACCTTTCCTAAAATCTCCGCTCCCAATTTCAAGCCCCTCTTCCGTCCGATTTCGATTTCCGCAAAGGACAGAAGAAGCAACGAAGCTGAAAATATCGCCGTAGTAGAGAAACCTCTTAAATCAGATAGATTTTTTATCTCCGATGGACTTCCTTCTCCATTCGGACCCACCGTCAGAGACGACGGCGTcaatttctctgtttactcTACAAACTCCGTTTCCGCTACCATCTGCTTGATTTCTCTCTCCGATCTCCGTCAG AACAAAGTGACGGAGGAGATTCAGCTTGATCCATCAAGGAATAGAACTGGCCATGTTTGGCATGTGTTCTTGAGAGGAGATTTCAAAGATATGTTGTATGGTTATAGATTTGATGGCAAGTTTTCTCCTGAAGAAGGTCATTATTATGATTCCTCCAACATTTTATTGGATCCTTACGCAAAG GCAATTATAAGCAGAGATGAGTTTGGAGTTTTGGGACCTGATGATAATTGTTGGCCTCAAATGGCGTGTATGGTACCCACTCGTGAGGAAGAG TTTGATTGGGAAGGGGATATGCATCTGAAGCTTCCACAGAAAGATCTTGTTATATATGAAATGCATGTGCGAGGTTTTACAAGGCATGAGTCTAGTAAAATTGAATTCCCTGGCACATACCAGGGTGTTGCAGAGAAGCTTGACCATTTGAAG GAGCTTGGGATAAATTGTATAGAATTAATGCCATGTCACGAGTTTAATGAGCTGGAGTATTACAGCTACAATACGATTTTGGGAGACCACAG GGTAAATTTTTGGGGTTACTCTACCATTGGGTTCTTCTCGCCCATGATCAGATACGCATCAGCAAGCTCTAACAATTTTGCTGGACGAGCCATAAATGAATTCAAAATTCTTGTTAAGGAGGCACATAAACGAGGAATTGAG GTAATCATGGATGTCGTCTTGAACCACACAGCCGAAGGGAATGAAAAAGGGCCCATTTTCTCATTTAGAGGAGTTGATAACAGTGTCTATTACATGCTTGCTCCAAAG GGCGAGTTCTATAATTATTCAGGCTGTGGTAATACATTCAACTGCAATCATCCTGTGGTGCGTCAATTCATATTGGATTGCCTGAG ATATTGGGTTACAGAAATGCATGTTGACGGCTTCCGCTTTGATCTTGGTTCAATCATGTCAAGGAGCAGCAG CCTTTGGGATGCAGCCAATGTTTACGGGGCTGATGTAGAAGGTGACTTGCTCACAACTGGTACTCCTATTAGCTGCCCTCCAGTAATTGACATGATAAGTAATGATCCAATACTCCGCGGTGTTAAG CTAATAGCTGAAGCATGGGATGCGGGTGGGCTGTACCAAGTTGGCATGTTTCCACACTGGGGTATTTGGTCTGAGTGGAATGGAAAG TTTCGGGATGTTGTGAGACAGTTCATAAAAGGCACCGATGGCTTTTCTGGTGCTTTTGCTGAATGTCTCTGTGGAAGCCCAAATCTGTACCAG GGAGGTAGGAAACCTTGGCACAGCATCAATTTTATATGTGCGCATGATGGTTTTACGTTGGCAGATTTAGTAACTTACAACAATAAGAATAACTTGGCAAATGGAGAAGAGAATAATGATGGAGAGAATCACAATTACAGCTGGAACTGTGGAGAG GAGGGAGACTTTGCGAGTATCTCGGTGAAGAGACTAAGGAAACGACAGATGCGGAATTTCTTTGTTTCCCTCATGGTTTCCCAA GGTGTCCCAATGATTTACATGGGAGATGAATATGGCCATACTAAAGGGGGAAACAACAACACGTATTGCCATGACAACTAT ATGAACTATTTTCGGTGGgataaaaaggaagaagcacATTCTGACTTCTTCAGATTCTGCCGTATTCTTATCAAGTTTCGTGA TGAATGTGAATCACTTGGCTTGAATGATTTCCCAACAGCAAAGCGTCTGCAGTGGCATGGTCTTGCTCCTGAGATCCCAAATTGGTCTGAAACAAGTCGATTTGTTGCATTTTCACTG GTCGATTCTGTGAAGAAAGAAATCTATGTGGCCTTCAACACCAGTCATTTAGCCACACTTGTTTCGCTACCGAATAGGCCAGGATACCGATGGGAGCCATTTGTAGACACGAGCAAACCGAGCCCTTACGACTGCATAACACCGGATCTCCCAGAGAGAGAAACGGCGATGAAGCAGTATAGGCACTTCTTAGATGCAAATGTGTACCCAATGCTCAGTTACTCATCCAtcattctccttctttcaCCAATTAAAGACCCCTGA
- the ISA1 gene encoding isoamylase 1: MDAIKCSSSFLHHTKLNTLFSNHTFPKISAPNFKPLFRPISISAKDRRSNEAENIAVVEKPLKSDRFFISDGLPSPFGPTVRDDGVNFSVYSTNSVSATICLISLSDLRQNKVTEEIQLDPSRNRTGHVWHVFLRGDFKDMLYGYRFDGKFSPEEGHYYDSSNILLDPYAKAIISRDEFGVLGPDDNCWPQMACMVPTREEEFDWEGDMHLKLPQKDLVIYEMHVRGFTRHESSKIEFPGTYQGVAEKLDHLKELGINCIELMPCHEFNELEYYSYNTILGDHRVNFWGYSTIGFFSPMIRYASASSNNFAGRAINEFKILVKEAHKRGIEVIMDVVLNHTAEGNEKGPIFSFRGVDNSVYYMLAPKGEFYNYSGCGNTFNCNHPVVRQFILDCLRYWVTEMHVDGFRFDLGSIMSRSSSLWDAANVYGADVEGDLLTTGTPISCPPVIDMISNDPILRGVKLIAEAWDAGGLYQVGMFPHWGIWSEWNGKFRDVVRQFIKGTDGFSGAFAECLCGSPNLYQGGRKPWHSINFICAHDGFTLADLVTYNNKNNLANGEENNDGENHNYSWNCGEEGDFASISVKRLRKRQMRNFFVSLMVSQGVPMIYMGDEYGHTKGGNNNTYCHDNYMNYFRWDKKEEAHSDFFRFCRILIKFREYVIFFHESIDLNCLVDRFT, from the exons ATGGATGCAATCAAATGCAGTTCCAGTTTCCTCCATCACACCAAGCTCAACACTCTCTTCTCTAATCACACCTTTCCTAAAATCTCCGCTCCCAATTTCAAGCCCCTCTTCCGTCCGATTTCGATTTCCGCAAAGGACAGAAGAAGCAACGAAGCTGAAAATATCGCCGTAGTAGAGAAACCTCTTAAATCAGATAGATTTTTTATCTCCGATGGACTTCCTTCTCCATTCGGACCCACCGTCAGAGACGACGGCGTcaatttctctgtttactcTACAAACTCCGTTTCCGCTACCATCTGCTTGATTTCTCTCTCCGATCTCCGTCAG AACAAAGTGACGGAGGAGATTCAGCTTGATCCATCAAGGAATAGAACTGGCCATGTTTGGCATGTGTTCTTGAGAGGAGATTTCAAAGATATGTTGTATGGTTATAGATTTGATGGCAAGTTTTCTCCTGAAGAAGGTCATTATTATGATTCCTCCAACATTTTATTGGATCCTTACGCAAAG GCAATTATAAGCAGAGATGAGTTTGGAGTTTTGGGACCTGATGATAATTGTTGGCCTCAAATGGCGTGTATGGTACCCACTCGTGAGGAAGAG TTTGATTGGGAAGGGGATATGCATCTGAAGCTTCCACAGAAAGATCTTGTTATATATGAAATGCATGTGCGAGGTTTTACAAGGCATGAGTCTAGTAAAATTGAATTCCCTGGCACATACCAGGGTGTTGCAGAGAAGCTTGACCATTTGAAG GAGCTTGGGATAAATTGTATAGAATTAATGCCATGTCACGAGTTTAATGAGCTGGAGTATTACAGCTACAATACGATTTTGGGAGACCACAG GGTAAATTTTTGGGGTTACTCTACCATTGGGTTCTTCTCGCCCATGATCAGATACGCATCAGCAAGCTCTAACAATTTTGCTGGACGAGCCATAAATGAATTCAAAATTCTTGTTAAGGAGGCACATAAACGAGGAATTGAG GTAATCATGGATGTCGTCTTGAACCACACAGCCGAAGGGAATGAAAAAGGGCCCATTTTCTCATTTAGAGGAGTTGATAACAGTGTCTATTACATGCTTGCTCCAAAG GGCGAGTTCTATAATTATTCAGGCTGTGGTAATACATTCAACTGCAATCATCCTGTGGTGCGTCAATTCATATTGGATTGCCTGAG ATATTGGGTTACAGAAATGCATGTTGACGGCTTCCGCTTTGATCTTGGTTCAATCATGTCAAGGAGCAGCAG CCTTTGGGATGCAGCCAATGTTTACGGGGCTGATGTAGAAGGTGACTTGCTCACAACTGGTACTCCTATTAGCTGCCCTCCAGTAATTGACATGATAAGTAATGATCCAATACTCCGCGGTGTTAAG CTAATAGCTGAAGCATGGGATGCGGGTGGGCTGTACCAAGTTGGCATGTTTCCACACTGGGGTATTTGGTCTGAGTGGAATGGAAAG TTTCGGGATGTTGTGAGACAGTTCATAAAAGGCACCGATGGCTTTTCTGGTGCTTTTGCTGAATGTCTCTGTGGAAGCCCAAATCTGTACCAG GGAGGTAGGAAACCTTGGCACAGCATCAATTTTATATGTGCGCATGATGGTTTTACGTTGGCAGATTTAGTAACTTACAACAATAAGAATAACTTGGCAAATGGAGAAGAGAATAATGATGGAGAGAATCACAATTACAGCTGGAACTGTGGAGAG GAGGGAGACTTTGCGAGTATCTCGGTGAAGAGACTAAGGAAACGACAGATGCGGAATTTCTTTGTTTCCCTCATGGTTTCCCAA GGTGTCCCAATGATTTACATGGGAGATGAATATGGCCATACTAAAGGGGGAAACAACAACACGTATTGCCATGACAACTAT ATGAACTATTTTCGGTGGgataaaaaggaagaagcacATTCTGACTTCTTCAGATTCTGCCGTATTCTTATCAAGTTTCGTGAGTATGTAATCTTCTTTCATGAGTCTATCGATCTTAATTGCTTAGTTGATCGCTTCACTTAG
- the ISA1 gene encoding isoamylase 1 — translation MDAIKCSSSFLHHTKLNTLFSNHTFPKISAPNFKPLFRPISISAKDRRSNEAENIAVVEKPLKSDRFFISDGLPSPFGPTVRDDGVNFSVYSTNSVSATICLISLSDLRQNKVTEEIQLDPSRNRTGHVWHVFLRGDFKDMLYGYRFDGKFSPEEGHYYDSSNILLDPYAKAIISRDEFGVLGPDDNCWPQMACMVPTREEEFDWEGDMHLKLPQKDLVIYEMHVRGFTRHESSKIEFPGTYQGVAEKLDHLKELGINCIELMPCHEFNELEYYSYNTILGDHRVNFWGYSTIGFFSPMIRYASASSNNFAGRAINEFKILVKEAHKRGIEVIMDVVLNHTAEGNEKGPIFSFRGVDNSVYYMLAPKGEFYNYSGCGNTFNCNHPVVRQFILDCLRYWVTEMHVDGFRFDLGSIMSRSSSLWDAANVYGADVEGDLLTTGTPISCPPVIDMISNDPILRGVKLIAEAWDAGGLYQVGMFPHWGIWSEWNGKFRDVVRQFIKGTDGFSGAFAECLCGSPNLYQGGRKPWHSINFICAHDGFTLADLVTYNNKNNLANGEENNDGENHNYSWNCGEEGDFASISVKRLRKRQMRNFFVSLMVSQVKLTICCFFNFNSCSKLVSLMLCTLNYDTGVEGMSSKYKLISHKRI, via the exons ATGGATGCAATCAAATGCAGTTCCAGTTTCCTCCATCACACCAAGCTCAACACTCTCTTCTCTAATCACACCTTTCCTAAAATCTCCGCTCCCAATTTCAAGCCCCTCTTCCGTCCGATTTCGATTTCCGCAAAGGACAGAAGAAGCAACGAAGCTGAAAATATCGCCGTAGTAGAGAAACCTCTTAAATCAGATAGATTTTTTATCTCCGATGGACTTCCTTCTCCATTCGGACCCACCGTCAGAGACGACGGCGTcaatttctctgtttactcTACAAACTCCGTTTCCGCTACCATCTGCTTGATTTCTCTCTCCGATCTCCGTCAG AACAAAGTGACGGAGGAGATTCAGCTTGATCCATCAAGGAATAGAACTGGCCATGTTTGGCATGTGTTCTTGAGAGGAGATTTCAAAGATATGTTGTATGGTTATAGATTTGATGGCAAGTTTTCTCCTGAAGAAGGTCATTATTATGATTCCTCCAACATTTTATTGGATCCTTACGCAAAG GCAATTATAAGCAGAGATGAGTTTGGAGTTTTGGGACCTGATGATAATTGTTGGCCTCAAATGGCGTGTATGGTACCCACTCGTGAGGAAGAG TTTGATTGGGAAGGGGATATGCATCTGAAGCTTCCACAGAAAGATCTTGTTATATATGAAATGCATGTGCGAGGTTTTACAAGGCATGAGTCTAGTAAAATTGAATTCCCTGGCACATACCAGGGTGTTGCAGAGAAGCTTGACCATTTGAAG GAGCTTGGGATAAATTGTATAGAATTAATGCCATGTCACGAGTTTAATGAGCTGGAGTATTACAGCTACAATACGATTTTGGGAGACCACAG GGTAAATTTTTGGGGTTACTCTACCATTGGGTTCTTCTCGCCCATGATCAGATACGCATCAGCAAGCTCTAACAATTTTGCTGGACGAGCCATAAATGAATTCAAAATTCTTGTTAAGGAGGCACATAAACGAGGAATTGAG GTAATCATGGATGTCGTCTTGAACCACACAGCCGAAGGGAATGAAAAAGGGCCCATTTTCTCATTTAGAGGAGTTGATAACAGTGTCTATTACATGCTTGCTCCAAAG GGCGAGTTCTATAATTATTCAGGCTGTGGTAATACATTCAACTGCAATCATCCTGTGGTGCGTCAATTCATATTGGATTGCCTGAG ATATTGGGTTACAGAAATGCATGTTGACGGCTTCCGCTTTGATCTTGGTTCAATCATGTCAAGGAGCAGCAG CCTTTGGGATGCAGCCAATGTTTACGGGGCTGATGTAGAAGGTGACTTGCTCACAACTGGTACTCCTATTAGCTGCCCTCCAGTAATTGACATGATAAGTAATGATCCAATACTCCGCGGTGTTAAG CTAATAGCTGAAGCATGGGATGCGGGTGGGCTGTACCAAGTTGGCATGTTTCCACACTGGGGTATTTGGTCTGAGTGGAATGGAAAG TTTCGGGATGTTGTGAGACAGTTCATAAAAGGCACCGATGGCTTTTCTGGTGCTTTTGCTGAATGTCTCTGTGGAAGCCCAAATCTGTACCAG GGAGGTAGGAAACCTTGGCACAGCATCAATTTTATATGTGCGCATGATGGTTTTACGTTGGCAGATTTAGTAACTTACAACAATAAGAATAACTTGGCAAATGGAGAAGAGAATAATGATGGAGAGAATCACAATTACAGCTGGAACTGTGGAGAG GAGGGAGACTTTGCGAGTATCTCGGTGAAGAGACTAAGGAAACGACAGATGCGGAATTTCTTTGTTTCCCTCATGGTTTCCCAAGTAAAGCTAACCATTTGTtgcttctttaattttaattcCTGCTCAAAGCTCGTTTCACTGATGTTATGCACATTGAACTATGATACTGGAGTAGAGGGCATGagttcaaaatataaattaataagccACAAGAGAATCTAA
- the COI1 gene encoding RNI-like superfamily protein (CORONATINE INSENSITIVE 1 (COI1); BEST Arabidopsis thaliana protein match is: GRR1-like protein 1 (TAIR:AT4G03190.1); Has 1742 Blast hits to 1380 proteins in 128 species: Archae - 0; Bacteria - 2; Metazoa - 463; Fungi - 47; Plants - 1165; Viruses - 0; Other Eukaryotes - 65 (source: NCBI BLink).) encodes MEDPDIKRCKLSCVATVDDVIEQVMTYITDPKDRDSASLVCRRWFKIDSETREHVTMALCYTATPDRLSRRFPNLRSLKLKGKPRAAMFNLIPENWGGYVTPWVTEISNNLRQLKSVHFRRMIVSDLDLDRLAKARADDLETLKLDKCSGFTTDGLLSIVTHCRKIKTLLMEESSFSEKDGKWLHELAQHNTSLEVLNFYMTEFAKISPKDLETIARNCRSLVSVKVGDFEILELVGFFKAAANLEEFCGGSLNEDIGMPEKYMNLVFPRKLCRLGLSYMGPNEMPILFPFAAQIRKLDLLYALLETEDHCTLIQKCPNLEVLETRNVIGDRGLEVLAQYCKQLKRLRIERGADEQGMEDEEGLVSQRGLIALAQGCQELEYMAVYVSDITNESLESIGTYLKNLCDFRLVLLDREERITDLPLDNGVRSLLIGCKKLRRFAFYLRQGGLTDLGLSYIGQYSPNVRWMLLGYVGESDEGLMEFSRGCPNLQKLEMRGCCFSERAIAAAVTKLPSLRYLWVQGYRASMTGQDLMQMARPYWNIELIPSRRVPEVNQQGEIREMEHPAHILAYYSLAGQRTDCPTTVRVLKEPI; translated from the exons ATGGAGGATCCTGATATCAAGAGGTGTAAATTGAGCTGCGTCGCGACGGTTGATGATGTCATCGAGCAAGTCATGACCTATATAACTGACCCGAAAGATCGCGATTCGGCTTCTTTGGTGTGTCGGAGATGGTTCAAGATTGATTCCGAGACGAGAGAGCATGTGACTATGGCGCTTTGCTACACTGCGACGCCTGATCGTCTTAGCCGTCGATTCCCGAACTTGAGGTCGCTCAAGCTTAAAGGCAAGCCTAGAGCAGCTATGTTTAATCTGATCCCTGAGAACTGGGGAGGTTATGTTACTCCTTGGGTTACTGAGATTTCTAACAACCTTAGGCAGCTCAAATCGGTGCACTTCCGACGGATGATTGTCAGTGACTTAGATCTAGATCGTTTAGCTAAAGCTAGAGCAGATGATCTTGAGACTTTGAAGCTAGACAAGTGTTCTGGTTTTACTACTGATGGACTTTTGAGCATCGTTACACACTGCAG gaaaataaaaactttgttAATGGAAGAGAGTTCTTTTAGTGAAAAGGATGGTAAGTGGCTTCATGAGCTTGCTCAGCACAACACATCTCTTGAGGTTTTAAACTTCTACATGACGGAGTTTGCCAAAATCAGTCCCAAAGACTTGGAAACCATAGCTAGAAATTGCCGCTCTCTGGTATCTGTGAAGGTCGGTGACTTTGAGATTTTGGAACTAGTTGGGTTCTTTAAGGCTGCAGCTAATCTTGAAGAATTTTGTGGTGGCTCCTTGAATGAGGATATTGGAATGCCTGAGAAGTACATGAATCTGGTTTTTCCCCGAAAACTATGTCGGCTTGGTCTCTCTTACATGGGACCTAATGAAATGCCAATACTATTTCCATTCGCGGCCCAAATCCGAAAGCTGGATTTGCTTTATGCATTGCTAGAAACTGAAGACCATTGTACGCTTATCCAAAAGTGTCCTAATTTGGAAGTTCTCGAG aCAAGGAATGTAATCGGAGATAGGGGTCTAGAGGTCCTTGCACAGTACTGTAAGCAGTTGAAGCGGCTGAGGATTGAACGCGGTGCAGATGAACAAGGAATGGAGGACGAAGAAGGCTTAGTCTCACAAAGAGGATTAATCGCTTTGGCTCAGGGCTGCCAGGAGCTAGAATACATGGCGGTGTATGTCTCAGATATAACTAACGAATCTCTTGAAAGCATAGGCACATATCTGAAAAACCTCTGTGACTTCCGCCTTGTCTTACTCGACCGGGAAGAAAGGATTACAGATCTGCCACTGGACAACGGAGTCCGATCTCTTTTGATTGGATGCAAGAAACTCAGACGATTTGCATTCTATCTGAGACAAGGCGGCTTAACCGACTTGGGCTTAAGCTACATCGGACAGTACAGTCCAAACGTGAGATGGATGCTGCTGGGTTACGTAGGTGAATCAGATGAAGGTTTAATGGAATTCTCAAGAGGCTGTCCAAATCTACAGAAGCTAGAGATGAGAGGTTGTTGCTTCAGTGAGCGAGCAATCGCTGCAGCGGTTACAAAATTGCCTTCACTGAGATACTTGTGGGTACAAGGTTACAGAGCATCGATGACGGGACAAGATCTAATGCAGATGGCTAGACCGTACTGGAACATCGAGCTGATTCCATCAAGAAGAGTCCCGGAAGTGAATCAACAAGGAGAGATAAGAGAGATGGAGCATCCGGCTCATATATTGGCTTACTACTCTCTGGCTGGCCAGAGAACAGATTGTCCAACAACTGTTAGAGTCCTGAAGGAGCCAATATGA
- a CDS encoding flocculation protein — MQVMGACRGDERLKPLLKLNVSNGMAEDRLLAHLSQHFEPAEIGMLARCFCIPLVSVRVGKIIKEGILMRPTPIRGNLSLMVLPTSDLRLSFIGDNGHSEQLFTYTSKSQCSAVSIEEITVDSSGRSFVIRIANGNAFYYWCSEKSKLLGTELRRKMKDLIKKKPSISELTGIEESRLGSVASHLRLYLMGSVVPNIKGCQVPSPDSSSSSGFSETADSSSSASSKSLRARHCGTQQTKTQGSLSPRASSFKENTLRNASLRISSRDKSKGHSEGHFSIFDNSSITSIPTNVEGFIQSEGEVEEATENYNGIRQIIAFEEAESTPSTMTGPPPFPLKMGPPVFSPYYCWCPPTTSSLHAPSASYQFPPLSIELPSLPPLSSLLPASGSDGFLIPSSPLDLSDIPPLPLVHHIPIPGSSSSSSQQQMMIPIMCDPIVHIPVIDIFSSGQSYLVSAGPTGIISTGIPPLPVENDSLVEKGARETLRLLISGANATTSTPLNHHGSRGLYSVSRDVSGVSLFAPIGLQQPSSVEGGDGGGESVSSSEAVPAPPRETSG, encoded by the exons ATGCAAGTTATGGGAGCTTGTCGAGGTGATGAGAGATTGAAGCCGTTGTTGAAGCTTAACGTTTCTAATGGAATGGCTGAAGATCGATTGCTTGCGCATCTTAGCCAG CACTTCGAGCCTGCGGAAATTGGTATGCTGGCTAGATGTTTTTGCATACCTCTGGTTTCGGTTCGCGTCGGGAAGATTATAAAGGAAGGGATTCTAATGCGCCCCACTCCCATAAG GGGTAACCTGAGCCTTATGGTCTTGCCAACATCTGACTTGAGACTCTCATTTATTGGAGACAATGGTCATTCAGAACAACTCTTTACCTATACCAGCAAATCTCAGTGCTCTGCGGTGTCAATTGAGGAGATAACTGTGGACAGCTCTGGTAGATCTTTTGTTATAAGGATCGCAAATGGCAATGCTTTTTACTATTGGTGCTCAGAGAAGTCAAAACTTCTGGGAACTGAATTGCGTAGGAAG ATGAAAGActtgatcaagaagaagccatCAATCTCAGAATTAACTGGAATTGAAGAATCACGTCTTGGCTCTGTTGCTTCTCATCTCCGTTTGTATCTCATGGGTTCAGTGGTGCCTAACATCAAAGGTTGTCAGGTCCCATCTCctgattcatcatcatcttctggCTTTTCTGAAACAGCTGATTCCTCCTCGAGTGCATCATCAAAATCTCTTAGAGCACGCCACTGTGGGACTCAACAGACAAAGACCCAAGGAAGCCTCAGCCCTAGAGCAAGCTCCTTCAAAGAAAACACACTGAGAAATGCTTCTCTACGTATCTCCTCTAGAGATAAATCAAAGGGACACAGTGAAGGCCATTTCTCAATCTTTGATAATTCATCCATTACCTCTATCCCCACCAATGTAGAGGGTTTTATCCAGTCAGAaggagaagttgaagaagctaCTGAGAATTATAATGGAATCAGACAAATTATTGCTTTTGAAGAAGCAGAGTCAACACCAAGTACAATGACCGGACCTCCCCCATTTCCTTTGAAGATGGGTCCACCAGTCTTTTCTCCTTATTATTGCTGGTGCCCTCCAACCACTTCATCGCTTCACGCACCATCTGCCTCTTATCAGTTCCCTCCACTATCCATTGAGCTACCTTCCCTTCCGCCACTTTCCTCCTTATTACCAGCATCGGGATCAGATGGATTCTTGATCCCGTCATCACCGCTCGATCTCTCTGACATCCCTCCATTACCATTAGTCCACCACATACCCATTCCAggctcatcatcatcatcatcccagCAACAGATGATGATTCCTATAATGTGCGACCCTATTGTTCATATTCCAGTTATCGATATCTTCTCTTCAGGTCAAAGCTATCTGGTAAGCGCTGGACCCACCGGGATAATATCCACGGGCATCCCTCCGCTCCCAGTGGAGAATGATTCGCTGGTCGAGAAAGGTGCAAGAGAAACACTACGATTGCTCATAAGCGGAGCCAATGCAACAACATCTACACCTTTGAACCATCATGGAAGCAGAGGTCTATACAGTGTGAGCCGGGATGTGAGTGGTGTGAGCTTGTTTGCACCTATTGGGTTGCAACAACCGAGTTCAGTTGAGGGAggagatggtggtggtgagAGTGTGAGCTCAAGCGAAGCAGTGCCTGCGCCTCCCAGAGAGACTTctggttaa